One Paraburkholderia kururiensis DNA window includes the following coding sequences:
- the hemL gene encoding glutamate-1-semialdehyde 2,1-aminomutase — MSSTQSRNQALFERAQRTIPGGVNSPVRAFRSVGGTPRFIERAQGPYFWDADGKRYIDYIGSWGPMIVGHVHPEVLEAVQRTLVKGFSFGAPTEAEIEIAEVICKLVPSMEQVRMVSSGTEATMSALRLARGFTNRSRIVKFEGCYHGHADSLLVKAGSGLLTFGNPTSAGVPVDIAKHTTVLEYNNVAALEEAFKAFGNEIAAVIVEPVAGNMNLVKATPDFLNALRRLTNEYGSVLIFDEVMCGFRVALGGAQQLFGITPDLTCLGKVIGGGMPAAAFGGRRDIMAHLAPTGGVYQAGTLSGNPVAVAAGLKTLELIQAPGFYDRLSAQTTRLVRGLADAAREAGVPFAADSLGGMFGLYFTQHVPGSFADVTKSNIARFNAFFHKMLDAGVYFAPSAYEAGFVSSTHGDDVIDETIGAARGAFAALVA; from the coding sequence ATGTCCAGCACCCAGTCCAGGAATCAGGCTCTCTTCGAACGCGCCCAGCGCACCATTCCGGGCGGCGTCAATTCGCCCGTGCGCGCTTTCCGTTCCGTGGGCGGCACGCCGCGCTTCATCGAACGCGCGCAAGGCCCGTACTTCTGGGATGCCGACGGCAAACGCTACATCGACTACATCGGCTCGTGGGGCCCCATGATCGTGGGCCACGTGCATCCCGAGGTGCTCGAAGCGGTGCAGCGCACGCTGGTGAAGGGCTTCTCGTTCGGCGCGCCGACGGAGGCCGAAATCGAGATCGCCGAAGTGATCTGCAAGCTCGTGCCTTCGATGGAACAGGTACGCATGGTGTCGAGCGGCACCGAGGCCACGATGAGCGCGCTGCGTCTCGCGCGCGGCTTTACGAACCGCAGCCGCATCGTGAAGTTCGAGGGCTGCTACCACGGCCACGCGGACAGCCTGCTCGTGAAAGCGGGCTCGGGCTTGCTCACGTTCGGCAATCCGACTTCGGCGGGCGTGCCCGTCGACATCGCGAAGCACACCACCGTGCTCGAGTACAACAACGTCGCGGCACTCGAAGAGGCGTTCAAGGCATTCGGCAACGAGATCGCAGCCGTGATCGTCGAGCCCGTGGCCGGCAACATGAACCTCGTGAAGGCGACGCCGGACTTCCTCAACGCGCTGCGGCGTCTCACGAACGAGTACGGCAGCGTGCTGATCTTCGACGAAGTGATGTGCGGCTTTCGCGTGGCATTGGGTGGCGCGCAACAACTCTTCGGCATCACGCCGGATCTCACGTGCCTCGGCAAGGTGATCGGCGGCGGCATGCCGGCGGCGGCGTTCGGCGGCCGGCGCGACATCATGGCTCACCTTGCGCCGACGGGCGGCGTCTACCAGGCGGGCACGCTCTCGGGCAATCCGGTTGCAGTGGCGGCAGGCCTGAAGACGCTCGAACTGATCCAGGCGCCGGGCTTCTACGACCGCCTCAGCGCACAGACCACGCGGCTCGTGCGCGGCCTCGCCGACGCAGCGCGCGAAGCCGGCGTGCCGTTCGCAGCCGATTCGCTCGGCGGCATGTTCGGCCTCTACTTCACGCAGCACGTGCCCGGAAGCTTCGCCGACGTCACGAAGAGCAACATCGCGCGCTTCAATGCGTTCTTCCACAAGATGCTCGACGCCGGCGTGTACTTCGCGCCGTCCGCGTACGAGGCGGGCTTCGTGTCGAGCACGCATGGCGACGACGTGATCGACGAGACGATCGGCGCGGCGCGCGGCGCATTTGCCGCGCTCGTTGCCTGA
- a CDS encoding ABC transporter substrate-binding protein — translation MKFRAIMGALCAAGLMCGVSAVQAAESLEVLHWWTSGGESKAVGVLKDDMQKQGYTWKDFAVAGGAGAAAMTALKTQVISGNAPSAAQIKGPLIQEWAQQGVLVNIDSAATDWKKNLPPEIDKIMHADGHYVAAPFSVHRVNWLYINKAALDKVGGKVPTTWPEFFAVADKMKAAGIMPIAMGGQPWQDLTLWEDVVLSQGADFYKKALVDLDQKTLTSDKMLQVFDTVRKIQGYFDSGRTGRDWNLATAMVINGKAGMQFMGDWAKGEFANANKKPGSDYICAAVPGTEKAYTFNVDSFVFFQQKGQSAATPGQLALAKTIMSPAFQEQFSLYKGSIPVRLGVSMAKFDDCAKKSYADEQTAIKSGGYVPSLAHGMAQPDATAGAITDVVTKFMNSSQDSKSAVEALAKAAKTK, via the coding sequence ATGAAATTCCGTGCGATCATGGGCGCCCTGTGCGCCGCAGGTCTGATGTGTGGCGTGTCGGCGGTGCAGGCGGCCGAGTCTCTCGAAGTGCTGCACTGGTGGACCTCGGGCGGCGAATCGAAGGCGGTCGGCGTCCTCAAGGACGACATGCAGAAGCAGGGCTACACCTGGAAGGACTTTGCGGTTGCGGGCGGCGCGGGCGCGGCGGCCATGACGGCACTCAAGACGCAGGTGATCTCGGGCAACGCGCCGAGCGCGGCGCAGATCAAGGGCCCGCTGATCCAGGAATGGGCGCAGCAGGGCGTGCTCGTGAACATCGATTCGGCCGCAACGGACTGGAAGAAGAACCTGCCGCCTGAAATCGACAAGATCATGCACGCGGACGGCCACTACGTTGCCGCGCCGTTCTCGGTGCACCGCGTCAACTGGCTGTACATCAACAAGGCTGCGCTCGACAAGGTGGGCGGCAAGGTGCCGACCACGTGGCCGGAATTCTTCGCCGTTGCCGACAAGATGAAGGCCGCGGGCATCATGCCGATCGCGATGGGCGGCCAGCCCTGGCAAGACCTGACGCTGTGGGAAGATGTGGTTCTCTCGCAGGGCGCGGACTTCTACAAGAAGGCGCTGGTCGACCTCGACCAGAAGACGCTGACCTCGGACAAGATGCTCCAGGTGTTCGATACGGTGCGCAAGATTCAGGGTTACTTCGATAGCGGCCGCACGGGCCGCGACTGGAACCTCGCCACGGCCATGGTCATCAACGGCAAGGCCGGCATGCAGTTCATGGGCGACTGGGCGAAGGGCGAGTTCGCGAACGCGAACAAGAAGCCGGGTAGCGACTACATCTGCGCCGCGGTGCCGGGCACGGAGAAGGCCTACACGTTCAACGTCGACTCGTTCGTGTTCTTCCAGCAGAAGGGCCAAAGCGCCGCAACGCCGGGCCAGCTCGCGCTCGCGAAGACCATCATGAGCCCGGCGTTCCAGGAGCAGTTCAGCCTCTACAAGGGCTCCATCCCGGTGCGCCTTGGCGTTTCCATGGCCAAGTTCGACGACTGCGCGAAGAAGTCCTACGCGGATGAGCAGACGGCGATCAAGTCGGGCGGCTACGTGCCGTCGCTGGCGCACGGCATGGCTCAACCGGATGCCACGGCAGGCGCCATCACCGACGTCGTGACGAAGTTCATGAACTCGTCGCAAGACTCGAAGAGCGCGGTGGAAGCGCTCGCGAAGGCGGCCAAGACGAAGTAA
- a CDS encoding Bcr/CflA family multidrug efflux MFS transporter, producing MSHVVRRRPDARLILLLGALAACGPLATDMYLPSLPAIAQTFGVAPGVAQSTLTSFMAGFSIGMLLYGPVSDAYGRRPVLLGGIALFTLSSVACAFSFSVGSLVFVRFLQALGAGAASVLARAIARDAHEPADAARVLSMVAIVTAVGPLLAPLIGGQLLLLGGWRVVFAVLTLFGALCATAAWLRVPETWPPEKRASPAVLKSFAAYGRLLRDPVVWGHMLCGGMAFASMFTYISATPFVYIEHFHVSPQRYGFFFGANVFGIMIGNFLNTRFVGRFGSLRIISVAATVSSAASLFVALVCVTGWGGLWSIVVGLFFVVGVVGLLSANCATDLMHRYPHNAGAAAAVFGAMQLALGALASIVVGLWHDTTPTGMGFTIGAAGLLCYAGRLMLVRWHDRPVSESVTGRMAP from the coding sequence ATGTCTCACGTCGTCAGACGCCGGCCCGATGCCCGGCTGATCCTGCTGCTCGGTGCGCTTGCCGCGTGCGGGCCGCTCGCTACCGACATGTATCTCCCGAGCCTGCCGGCTATCGCGCAAACGTTCGGCGTGGCGCCCGGCGTGGCCCAGTCCACCCTCACGAGCTTCATGGCCGGCTTTTCGATCGGCATGCTGCTGTATGGGCCGGTTTCGGATGCCTATGGCCGGCGGCCGGTGCTGCTCGGCGGCATCGCGCTCTTTACGCTGTCGAGTGTGGCCTGCGCGTTTTCGTTCTCGGTGGGCTCGCTCGTGTTCGTGCGGTTTCTCCAGGCGCTCGGTGCGGGCGCGGCATCGGTGCTGGCGCGCGCCATCGCCCGCGATGCACACGAGCCTGCCGACGCAGCTCGCGTGCTCTCGATGGTCGCGATCGTGACCGCGGTCGGCCCATTGCTTGCGCCGCTGATCGGCGGCCAGTTGCTTCTGCTTGGCGGCTGGCGTGTGGTGTTCGCCGTGCTGACGCTGTTCGGCGCGCTATGCGCCACCGCGGCGTGGCTGCGGGTGCCCGAGACGTGGCCGCCCGAAAAGCGCGCGAGTCCGGCGGTGCTGAAGTCGTTCGCCGCCTATGGCCGGCTGCTGCGCGACCCCGTGGTGTGGGGGCACATGCTGTGCGGCGGCATGGCGTTCGCGTCGATGTTCACGTACATCTCGGCCACGCCGTTCGTCTACATCGAACACTTTCACGTCTCGCCGCAGCGTTACGGCTTCTTCTTCGGGGCGAACGTGTTCGGCATCATGATCGGCAACTTCCTCAACACGCGCTTCGTGGGGCGCTTCGGGTCGCTGCGCATCATCTCCGTGGCGGCTACGGTGAGCAGCGCGGCGTCGTTGTTCGTTGCGCTCGTCTGCGTGACAGGGTGGGGCGGCTTGTGGTCGATCGTCGTGGGACTGTTCTTCGTGGTGGGTGTGGTGGGGCTGCTCTCCGCCAATTGCGCGACGGACCTGATGCACCGCTATCCGCACAACGCTGGTGCCGCTGCGGCGGTATTCGGCGCGATGCAACTCGCGCTCGGCGCGCTGGCGAGCATCGTGGTCGGGCTCTGGCACGACACGACGCCGACCGGCATGGGCTTCACGATCGGCGCTGCGGGCTTGCTCTGCTATGCAGGCCGGCTGATGCTCGTGCGCTGGCATGACCGGCCGGTGTCGGAGTCGGTGACGGGGCGTATGGCGCCATAG
- the ribD gene encoding bifunctional diaminohydroxyphosphoribosylaminopyrimidine deaminase/5-amino-6-(5-phosphoribosylamino)uracil reductase RibD encodes MFSQTDFVHMQRALTLAARGLYTTDPNPRVGCVLVKDGEVIGEGFTQPAGQDHAEIRALKDARSRGNDPRGATAYVTLEPCSHFGRTPPCANALIEAKVARVIAAMEDPNPQVSGRGLGMLRNAGIDVRCGLLANEAGELNIGFVSRMTRGRPWVRMKIAASLDGRTGLPSGESQWITGEAARADGHAWRARASAVLTGIGTVKEDNPRMTVRAVETPRQPRRVLIDSKLEVPPDAHILAGPPTLIFCASLDERNAERAEALRARGAEIVALANEHGKVDLPGMLKELAERGVNELHVEAGYKLNGSLLREGCVDELLVYLAPTLLGANSLSMVNVLAPDSLEQRMRFEFHQVERIGTDVRILARLTPAQPSH; translated from the coding sequence ATGTTCTCGCAAACCGACTTTGTCCACATGCAGCGCGCGCTGACCTTGGCGGCGCGCGGTCTTTACACCACGGACCCGAATCCGCGCGTGGGCTGCGTGCTGGTCAAAGACGGCGAGGTGATCGGCGAAGGTTTCACGCAGCCCGCGGGCCAGGATCACGCCGAGATTCGCGCGCTGAAAGACGCGCGTTCGCGCGGCAACGATCCGCGCGGCGCCACCGCGTACGTCACGCTCGAACCGTGCAGCCACTTCGGCCGCACGCCGCCGTGTGCGAACGCGTTGATCGAGGCCAAAGTGGCACGCGTCATCGCCGCGATGGAAGACCCGAATCCGCAGGTCTCGGGCCGCGGGCTCGGCATGCTGCGCAATGCGGGCATCGACGTGCGCTGCGGCCTGCTCGCAAACGAAGCGGGCGAACTCAACATCGGTTTCGTCTCGCGCATGACGCGTGGAAGGCCGTGGGTGCGCATGAAAATCGCGGCCTCGCTCGACGGCCGCACCGGCCTGCCCTCGGGCGAAAGCCAGTGGATCACGGGGGAAGCCGCGCGCGCCGACGGCCATGCCTGGCGGGCGCGCGCATCGGCCGTGCTCACCGGCATCGGCACGGTCAAGGAAGACAATCCGCGCATGACGGTGCGCGCCGTGGAAACGCCGCGCCAGCCACGCCGCGTGCTGATCGACAGCAAGCTCGAAGTGCCGCCCGACGCGCACATCCTGGCCGGGCCGCCCACGCTGATCTTTTGCGCCTCGCTCGACGAACGCAACGCGGAGCGCGCCGAGGCGCTGCGCGCGCGGGGCGCTGAAATCGTCGCCCTTGCCAACGAGCACGGCAAGGTGGACCTGCCCGGCATGCTCAAGGAACTGGCTGAACGCGGCGTGAACGAACTGCACGTCGAGGCGGGCTATAAGCTCAACGGCTCGTTGCTGCGCGAAGGCTGCGTGGACGAGCTGCTCGTCTATCTGGCGCCCACGCTGCTCGGCGCGAACTCGCTCAGCATGGTCAACGTGCTCGCACCCGACTCGCTCGAACAGCGCATGCGCTTCGAGTTTCACCAGGTAGAGCGGATCGGCACCGATGTGCGCATCCTCGCGCGCCTCACCCCCGCTCAACCTTCGCACTGA
- a CDS encoding riboflavin synthase yields the protein MFTGIVAAVGRIESIRPLGTTPEAGVRLTVDAGSLDLADVQIGDSIAIQGACMTVIEKTTRSFDVDVSRESLNRTVGLAETGEVNLEKALRAHDRLGGHIVSGHVDGLGEVTRFAQVGESHELRVLAPREIGRYLAYKGSITVNGVSLTVNSVEDRADGCEFSINLIPHTVEVTTLKHLAAGTRVNLEVDLIARYVERMLGTAQDDYKPLK from the coding sequence ATGTTTACGGGAATCGTCGCGGCAGTGGGCCGCATCGAATCGATCCGCCCGCTCGGCACCACGCCGGAAGCGGGCGTGCGCCTTACCGTGGACGCAGGCAGTCTCGATCTGGCGGACGTGCAGATCGGCGACAGCATCGCGATTCAGGGCGCCTGCATGACCGTGATCGAAAAGACCACGCGCAGCTTCGACGTGGACGTGTCGCGCGAAAGCCTGAACCGCACCGTGGGCCTTGCCGAAACCGGCGAGGTGAATCTGGAGAAAGCACTGCGGGCACACGACCGGCTGGGCGGCCATATCGTCTCCGGCCACGTGGATGGCCTGGGCGAGGTCACGCGCTTCGCGCAGGTAGGCGAGTCGCACGAGTTGCGCGTACTGGCGCCGCGCGAGATAGGCCGCTATCTGGCCTACAAGGGCTCCATTACCGTGAACGGCGTGAGCCTGACCGTCAATTCGGTGGAAGACCGCGCCGACGGCTGCGAATTCTCGATCAACCTGATTCCGCACACGGTCGAAGTCACGACGCTCAAGCACCTTGCTGCGGGCACGCGGGTGAATCTCGAGGTGGATCTGATTGCGCGGTATGTGGAGCGGATGCTCGGGACGGCTCAGGATGACTATAAGCCGTTGAAGTAA
- a CDS encoding bifunctional transcriptional regulator/glucokinase, with the protein MSTGVQTRTAPGAGQHADGPRLLADIGGTNARFALETGPGDISQVMVYPCAEYPGVAEVIKKYLKDTKIGRVNHAAIAIANPVDGDQVRMTNHDWSFSIEATRRALGFDTLLVVNDFTALAMALPGLTDAQRVQVGGGQRRPNSVIGLLGPGTGLGVSGLIPADDRWIALGSEGGHASFSPQDEREDLVLQFARKKWSHVSFERVAAGPGIEVIYRALAARDKKRVAASLDTSEVVKRALQGDELSAEAVECFCGILGTFAGNIAMTLGSLGGIYIGGGVVPRLGEFFARSSFRQRFEAKGRFEAYLANIPTYVITAEYPAFLGVSAILAEQLSNRAGGGSSAVFERIRQMRDALTPAERRVADLALNHPRSIINDPIVDIARKADVSQPTVIRFCRSLGCQGLSDFKLKLATGLTGTIPVSHSQVHLGDTATDFGAKVLDNTVSAILQLREHLNFEHVERAIELLNGARRIEFYGLGNSNIVAQDAHYKFFRFGIPTIAYGDLYMQAASAALLGKGDVIVAVSKSGRAPELLRVLEVAMQAGAKVIAITSSNTPLAKRATVALETDHIEMRESQLSMISRILHLLMIDVLAVGVAIRRAAPDAEVSEAVARARESADDDASAVLDWLSHGAAYSAKD; encoded by the coding sequence ATGTCTACTGGTGTGCAAACTAGAACAGCCCCCGGCGCGGGCCAGCACGCCGACGGACCGAGGCTGCTCGCCGACATCGGCGGAACCAATGCGCGCTTCGCGCTGGAGACGGGACCGGGCGACATCTCGCAGGTGATGGTCTACCCGTGCGCCGAATATCCGGGCGTGGCCGAGGTCATCAAGAAATACCTGAAGGACACGAAGATCGGGCGCGTGAACCACGCGGCCATCGCGATCGCGAACCCCGTGGACGGCGATCAGGTCCGCATGACCAATCACGACTGGAGCTTCTCGATCGAAGCCACGCGACGCGCGCTCGGCTTCGACACGCTGCTCGTCGTCAACGACTTCACCGCGCTCGCCATGGCGCTGCCTGGCTTGACCGACGCGCAACGCGTGCAGGTGGGCGGCGGCCAGCGTCGGCCCAACAGCGTGATCGGCCTGCTCGGGCCGGGCACGGGCCTTGGCGTATCGGGCCTCATTCCCGCCGACGACCGCTGGATCGCGCTCGGCAGCGAAGGCGGCCACGCGAGCTTCTCGCCGCAGGACGAGCGTGAAGATCTGGTGCTGCAGTTCGCGCGCAAGAAGTGGTCGCACGTCTCGTTCGAACGTGTGGCCGCGGGGCCCGGCATCGAAGTGATCTACCGGGCGCTCGCCGCGCGCGACAAGAAGCGCGTCGCGGCGTCGCTCGACACCTCGGAAGTCGTCAAGCGCGCGTTGCAGGGCGACGAGCTTTCGGCCGAAGCCGTGGAGTGCTTCTGCGGCATTCTCGGCACGTTCGCCGGCAACATCGCGATGACGCTCGGGTCGCTGGGCGGCATCTACATCGGCGGCGGCGTGGTGCCGCGGCTTGGCGAATTCTTCGCGCGTTCGTCGTTCCGGCAACGCTTCGAGGCCAAGGGCCGTTTCGAGGCTTATCTCGCCAACATTCCGACCTACGTCATCACCGCCGAGTACCCGGCGTTCCTCGGCGTCTCCGCGATTCTCGCGGAGCAGTTGTCGAATCGCGCGGGCGGCGGCTCGTCGGCCGTTTTCGAGCGCATCCGCCAGATGCGCGATGCGCTCACGCCCGCCGAACGCCGCGTGGCGGACCTCGCGCTCAATCATCCGCGCTCCATCATCAACGATCCGATCGTCGACATCGCGCGCAAGGCCGACGTGAGCCAGCCCACCGTGATCCGCTTCTGCCGTTCGCTCGGCTGCCAGGGGCTCTCGGACTTCAAGCTCAAGCTCGCCACCGGCCTCACGGGCACGATCCCCGTGAGCCACAGCCAGGTGCACCTGGGCGACACGGCCACGGACTTCGGCGCGAAGGTGCTCGACAATACCGTCTCGGCGATTCTGCAACTGCGCGAGCACCTGAACTTCGAGCATGTCGAACGCGCCATCGAACTGCTCAACGGCGCACGGCGCATCGAGTTCTACGGGCTCGGCAATTCGAACATCGTCGCGCAGGACGCGCACTACAAGTTCTTCCGCTTCGGTATCCCGACGATTGCTTACGGCGACCTCTACATGCAGGCCGCGTCCGCGGCGCTGCTCGGCAAGGGCGACGTGATCGTGGCGGTGTCGAAGTCGGGCCGCGCGCCGGAACTGCTGCGCGTGCTCGAAGTGGCGATGCAGGCCGGCGCGAAGGTCATCGCGATCACCTCGAGCAACACGCCGCTCGCCAAGCGCGCGACGGTGGCGCTCGAAACCGATCACATCGAGATGCGCGAGTCGCAGCTTTCGATGATCTCGCGCATCCTGCACCTGCTCATGATCGACGTCCTCGCGGTGGGCGTGGCCATTCGCCGTGCGGCACCGGACGCCGAGGTAAGCGAGGCGGTGGCGAGAGCCCGCGAAAGCGCCGACGACGATGCGAGCGCGGTGCTCGACTGGCTGAGCCACGGCGCGGCGTACTCGGCGAAGGACTAG
- a CDS encoding DUF4231 domain-containing protein — MTESDFPSLYQAADAASNGAQKKFLWALGVNLTLLVVAAAMSVVNIQTRSFALIQIAPLVGTLGLTIYLAVKRPERIWYGTRALAESVKTVAWRYMMRAEPFNRDDNTDRDHFRQSLTAIFNSNKSVSAHAVTMSSGPQISSKMADVRRMTLADRIELYERERVQDQHDWYSRKARSNQRAASLWFVALIILNLGALGFAAGKVATPATDYWPTDILVAAAASVMAWIQTKRFQELSASYTLTAHEIGLLRIALPVRPTEDKFSTYVGDAENAFSREHTQWQARRDVD; from the coding sequence ATGACTGAAAGCGACTTCCCTTCCCTGTACCAGGCCGCTGATGCGGCATCGAACGGCGCACAAAAGAAGTTTCTATGGGCGCTGGGCGTCAATCTGACACTTCTCGTCGTCGCAGCCGCTATGTCCGTCGTGAACATACAAACGCGTAGCTTTGCACTGATCCAGATAGCTCCGTTGGTGGGCACACTAGGGTTGACGATCTACTTAGCAGTGAAGCGACCGGAACGCATTTGGTACGGTACGCGGGCTCTCGCTGAGTCCGTGAAGACTGTTGCTTGGCGATACATGATGCGGGCTGAGCCATTCAATCGTGACGACAATACCGACCGAGACCACTTTAGGCAGTCGCTGACCGCAATATTCAACTCAAATAAAAGCGTTTCAGCACATGCGGTAACAATGTCATCTGGTCCGCAAATTAGCTCAAAGATGGCTGATGTGCGGCGCATGACTCTTGCGGACCGCATCGAGCTGTATGAGAGAGAGCGAGTCCAAGATCAGCACGATTGGTATAGCAGAAAGGCAAGGTCGAACCAGCGCGCCGCCTCTCTCTGGTTCGTCGCCCTGATCATCCTGAACCTTGGAGCGTTAGGTTTCGCGGCCGGCAAAGTCGCGACTCCGGCCACGGATTACTGGCCCACCGATATCCTGGTAGCCGCTGCTGCATCGGTCATGGCGTGGATCCAAACGAAGCGTTTTCAGGAACTCTCCGCCTCGTACACTTTGACGGCGCACGAAATTGGGTTGCTGCGCATTGCTCTGCCGGTACGTCCGACCGAAGATAAATTCTCGACCTACGTGGGCGATGCTGAAAACGCTTTTTCTCGCGAACACACGCAATGGCAAGCGCGGCGCGACGTCGATTGA
- the zwf gene encoding glucose-6-phosphate dehydrogenase: MQTDSSFTFVLFGGTGDLSMRKILPALYEAHRAGLLAETGKIVAVARHEDNRDAYLAWVNEHVKPHVSKNGLDEAAWTSFLERVLYVKLDLSRPEDFGVLRDAVGTLPGIRVFYLATGPSLFVPICRALASVGLNENARIVLEKPLGYDLRSSNAINDAVGEIFAEGQIYRIDHYLGKEPVQNLLALRFGNALFEPLWRREWVESIQITIAEELGVEGRGDFYDNTGALRDMVQNHLLQLLSIIAMEPPHSMDADAVRDEKLRVLRSLKPIDPRDISKVAVRGQYHAGGIRGTPVPAYSTEKGVKPDSTTETFVALKVEIENWRWAGVPFFLRTGKRLADRVAEIVVNFRPVPHSALGATALRPGANRLVIRLQPNETIRLYCLAKQPGEGMNLASVHLDLAFDQFFREGQMEAYQRLLLDVISGRLALFVRRDEQEAAWRWVEPILGEWANSNKPPKPYAAGTWGPAASSAMLAQHGTCWLEEEN, translated from the coding sequence ATGCAAACCGATTCAAGCTTCACCTTCGTGCTGTTCGGCGGCACCGGCGACCTGTCGATGCGCAAGATCCTGCCGGCCCTCTATGAAGCCCATCGCGCGGGTCTGCTCGCCGAAACCGGCAAGATCGTCGCGGTCGCACGTCACGAGGACAATCGCGACGCCTACCTCGCCTGGGTCAACGAGCACGTGAAGCCCCATGTCTCGAAGAACGGGCTGGACGAGGCAGCGTGGACCAGCTTTCTCGAGCGTGTCCTCTACGTGAAGCTCGACCTGTCGCGTCCCGAAGACTTCGGCGTGCTGCGCGACGCGGTGGGCACGCTGCCCGGCATCCGCGTGTTCTATCTCGCCACGGGCCCGTCGCTCTTCGTGCCGATCTGCCGCGCGCTCGCCTCGGTGGGGCTCAACGAGAACGCGCGCATCGTGCTCGAAAAACCGCTCGGCTACGACCTGCGTTCGTCGAACGCGATCAACGACGCGGTGGGCGAGATCTTCGCCGAAGGCCAGATCTACCGGATCGACCATTACCTCGGCAAGGAACCGGTTCAGAACCTGCTCGCGCTGCGCTTCGGCAACGCGCTCTTCGAGCCGCTGTGGCGCCGCGAATGGGTGGAGAGCATCCAGATCACCATCGCCGAAGAACTGGGCGTGGAAGGCCGCGGCGATTTCTACGACAACACCGGCGCGCTACGCGACATGGTGCAGAACCACCTGCTCCAGCTGCTCTCCATCATCGCGATGGAGCCGCCGCATTCCATGGATGCCGATGCCGTACGCGACGAGAAGCTGCGCGTGCTGCGCTCGCTCAAGCCCATCGACCCGCGCGACATCAGCAAGGTCGCGGTGCGCGGTCAGTACCATGCGGGCGGTATCCGCGGCACGCCGGTACCCGCCTATTCCACCGAAAAGGGCGTGAAGCCCGACAGCACGACGGAAACGTTCGTTGCCCTGAAGGTGGAAATCGAAAACTGGCGCTGGGCCGGCGTGCCTTTCTTTCTGCGCACCGGCAAACGGCTCGCAGACCGTGTCGCTGAGATCGTCGTGAACTTCCGGCCCGTGCCGCATTCGGCGCTCGGCGCGACGGCGCTGCGGCCCGGCGCGAACCGGCTCGTCATCCGCCTGCAGCCGAACGAAACGATTCGCCTGTACTGCCTCGCCAAGCAGCCGGGCGAAGGCATGAATCTCGCCAGCGTCCACCTCGACCTCGCGTTCGACCAGTTCTTCCGCGAAGGCCAGATGGAGGCGTACCAACGTCTGTTGCTCGACGTCATCAGCGGGCGCCTCGCGCTCTTCGTGCGGCGCGACGAGCAGGAAGCCGCATGGCGCTGGGTCGAGCCGATTCTCGGCGAGTGGGCCAACTCGAACAAGCCGCCGAAGCCGTACGCGGCGGGCACCTGGGGACCGGCGGCATCGAGCGCGATGCTGGCACAGCACGGCACCTGCTGGCTGGAAGAAGAGAATTGA
- the pgl gene encoding 6-phosphogluconolactonase encodes MIELHAFDDPRVQRDALARAVGDALQASLAAQAAAPVTGARHATLAVSGGTSPRPFLQDLSTHAFDWEHIDVTLVDDRWVPESDSASNARLVRETLLQNAAQHAHFLPLVDVSQTLDAHVAALNADAQRKLPDVAVLGMGEDGHTASIFADAPEWDFAISTPRPFVAVHPGNAPHARVSWSLSALKQVDRLFLLIAGERKLEVLQQAAAAPQKNAISMLANDKGVRLDVYWCAN; translated from the coding sequence GTGATCGAGCTTCACGCTTTCGACGACCCGCGCGTCCAACGCGACGCGCTGGCGAGAGCGGTGGGCGACGCATTACAGGCGTCGCTTGCTGCTCAGGCGGCCGCGCCCGTGACCGGCGCACGCCACGCAACGCTTGCCGTTTCCGGCGGCACGAGCCCCCGTCCGTTCCTGCAGGACCTCTCGACCCATGCCTTCGACTGGGAGCACATCGACGTGACGCTCGTGGACGACCGCTGGGTGCCCGAAAGCGACAGCGCGAGCAACGCGCGCCTCGTGCGCGAAACGCTGCTGCAAAACGCGGCGCAGCACGCGCATTTCCTGCCGCTCGTCGACGTTTCGCAGACGCTCGATGCCCACGTGGCCGCGCTCAACGCCGACGCGCAGCGCAAGCTGCCCGACGTCGCGGTGCTCGGCATGGGTGAAGACGGCCACACCGCGTCGATCTTCGCGGATGCGCCCGAATGGGACTTCGCGATCTCGACGCCGCGGCCGTTCGTCGCCGTGCATCCCGGCAACGCGCCGCATGCACGCGTGAGCTGGTCGCTCAGCGCGTTGAAGCAGGTGGATCGACTGTTCCTGCTGATCGCGGGCGAGCGCAAGCTCGAAGTTCTCCAACAGGCCGCCGCGGCCCCACAAAAAAACGCCATTTCGATGCTGGCGAACGACAAGGGAGTGAGACTCGATGTCTACTGGTGTGCAAACTAG